A single Sporosarcina sp. FSL W8-0480 DNA region contains:
- the lysS gene encoding lysine--tRNA ligase: MSHLDELNDQLLVRRQKMDELREIGLDPFGARYERTHLSNEIRESYENLSKEELDETVHEVKIAGRIMTKRGKGKAGFAHIQDLGGQIQIYVRQDAVGEKAYELFDNADLGDIVGIKGNVFKTKVGELSIKAIEFTFLTKALRPLPDKFHGLKDVEQRYRQRYLDLISSAESRETFITRSRIIQSMRRYLDAQGFLEVETPMLHSIAGGATARPFITHHNALDMELFMRIAIELHLKRLIVGGLEKVYEIGRVFRNEGISTRHNPEFTMIELYEAYADYKDIMELTENLIAHIAQEVLGTTQVKYGEDIIDLSPGWKRLHMADAVKEYTGVDFWKEMSVEEARNLAKEHGVEIQDMMEVGHILNEFFEQKVEEQLVQPTFIYGHPVEISPLAKKNPEDGRFTDRFELFIVRREHANAFTELNDPIDQRQRFEAQLVEKEQGNDEAHEMDEDFIEALEYGLPPTGGLGIGVDRLVMLLTNAQSIRDILLFPQMRSKE, translated from the coding sequence ATGTCCCATTTGGATGAATTGAACGATCAGCTTCTGGTGAGACGCCAGAAGATGGATGAATTGCGGGAAATTGGGCTGGACCCATTTGGCGCAAGATATGAAAGAACACACCTATCCAATGAAATTCGTGAAAGCTATGAAAACCTTTCGAAAGAAGAGTTGGATGAAACGGTCCATGAAGTGAAAATCGCTGGACGGATCATGACGAAACGTGGAAAAGGAAAAGCAGGGTTCGCGCATATTCAAGACCTTGGCGGCCAAATCCAAATTTACGTCCGTCAAGATGCAGTGGGTGAAAAAGCTTATGAGCTATTTGATAATGCCGATTTAGGCGATATCGTAGGGATTAAAGGGAATGTATTCAAAACGAAGGTTGGCGAACTTTCAATAAAGGCAATCGAGTTCACATTCCTAACCAAAGCTCTACGTCCTCTGCCAGATAAATTCCACGGATTGAAAGATGTCGAACAACGCTATCGTCAGCGATATCTTGATTTGATCTCTTCTGCAGAAAGCAGAGAAACCTTCATTACAAGAAGCCGTATTATCCAATCAATGCGCCGCTATCTCGATGCACAAGGTTTCCTTGAAGTTGAAACACCGATGCTCCATTCCATCGCTGGTGGAGCGACAGCACGTCCGTTTATTACGCATCATAACGCCTTGGATATGGAGCTGTTTATGCGTATTGCAATCGAGCTGCATTTGAAACGCCTAATCGTAGGTGGCCTTGAAAAGGTTTATGAAATTGGCCGCGTTTTCCGTAATGAAGGAATCTCGACTCGCCATAACCCTGAATTCACAATGATTGAATTATATGAGGCATATGCGGATTATAAAGACATCATGGAACTTACGGAGAATTTGATTGCTCATATCGCTCAAGAGGTACTGGGCACAACGCAAGTGAAATACGGTGAAGACATAATCGATTTATCTCCGGGTTGGAAGCGACTGCATATGGCAGACGCGGTTAAAGAATATACAGGCGTAGATTTCTGGAAAGAAATGTCCGTTGAAGAGGCTCGTAACCTTGCGAAAGAGCATGGCGTAGAGATTCAAGATATGATGGAAGTCGGCCATATCCTGAATGAATTCTTTGAACAGAAAGTGGAAGAACAACTTGTTCAACCTACATTCATCTATGGACATCCAGTTGAGATCTCTCCATTGGCTAAGAAGAATCCTGAAGATGGCAGGTTCACGGATCGTTTTGAGTTATTTATCGTTAGACGCGAGCACGCGAATGCCTTTACGGAATTAAATGATCCAATTGATCAGCGTCAACGTTTTGAAGCTCAGTTAGTTGAAAAGGAACAAGGTAATGACGAAGCACATGAAATGGATGAAGATTTCATCGAAGCGTTGGAGTACGGTTTACCGCCAACAGGTGGGTTGGGAATTGGCGTCGACCGTCTTGTTATGCTGTTGACGAATGCACAATCTATCCGTGACATCCTTCTATTCCCTCAAATGCGTTCAAAAGAGTAA
- the folK gene encoding 2-amino-4-hydroxy-6-hydroxymethyldihydropteridine diphosphokinase gives MNIAYLSIGSNIGDRLHHLTEAVRSLHSHDKIEVTMISSIYETEPVGYTDQANFLNLVVCLETSLNPFELLEVCQGVENDLGRVREIRWGPRTVDLDILLYNNDNIKSENLTVPHPRMDGRAFVLVPLMEIAPTLVSVAVDNNGVKHWRKVEGVEHFLNEGK, from the coding sequence ATGAACATTGCTTATCTGTCAATCGGGTCTAATATCGGGGATCGATTACATCATTTGACTGAGGCGGTCCGCTCACTGCATTCGCATGATAAGATTGAAGTGACTATGATTTCCTCTATATATGAAACGGAGCCGGTTGGATATACGGATCAGGCGAACTTCCTGAACTTGGTCGTATGTTTAGAAACATCGCTCAATCCTTTTGAATTATTGGAAGTGTGTCAGGGAGTCGAAAATGATTTGGGGCGTGTCCGGGAAATCAGATGGGGTCCTCGGACTGTGGACCTTGACATTTTACTCTATAATAACGACAATATTAAATCAGAGAACTTGACAGTTCCACACCCAAGAATGGATGGGAGGGCATTTGTTCTTGTGCCTCTGATGGAAATCGCACCTACTCTTGTAAGTGTGGCAGTCGATAATAACGGCGTTAAACATTGGAGAAAAGTTGAAGGAGTCGAACATTTCCTAAATGAAGGTAAATGA
- the folB gene encoding dihydroneopterin aldolase, with translation MDYIHLNEMEFYGYHGALKEETVLGQRFRANVSLAVDLAEAGVTDDLQKTVNYAEVFDVCRSVVEGEPRKLIESVAEEIASSVMERFAAQVKGIRVVLVKPDPPIRGHYASVSVDITRGQFV, from the coding sequence ATGGATTATATTCATTTGAATGAAATGGAGTTTTACGGCTATCATGGTGCATTAAAGGAAGAGACGGTATTAGGTCAGCGATTTCGGGCAAACGTATCACTCGCGGTCGATTTAGCGGAAGCTGGGGTGACTGATGATTTGCAGAAAACGGTCAATTATGCCGAAGTATTCGACGTTTGCCGTTCAGTCGTTGAAGGGGAACCACGAAAATTAATCGAGTCCGTTGCGGAGGAGATTGCAAGTTCTGTTATGGAAAGATTCGCTGCTCAAGTTAAAGGGATCCGTGTAGTTTTAGTTAAACCGGATCCTCCAATACGCGGTCATTACGCATCCGTATCTGTCGATATTACGAGAGGGCAATTCGTATGA
- the folP gene encoding dihydropteroate synthase, with amino-acid sequence MELTKAKVRYSFGKTELDFKKETVVMGILNVTPDSFSDGGKYGHIDAALKHAEEMLRDGAKIIDVGGESTRPGHAPVSLEMELERTVPVIEALSRELDCVISIDTYKADVAGAALKAGAHIINDVWGAKREPKIAEVAAKYSAPIILMHNREVAEYTGPFMDEVIADLEESVAIARNAGVSEENIWLDPGIGFAKDTAQNVLAMQGLQRISDMGYPLLLATSRKRMIGTILDLPVNERMEGTGATVCYGIEHGCHIVRVHDVKAISRMVKMMDVLTNKVDVI; translated from the coding sequence GTGGAGTTAACGAAAGCGAAAGTTCGATATAGTTTCGGAAAAACGGAACTGGACTTTAAAAAAGAGACAGTTGTAATGGGCATTTTGAATGTCACTCCCGATTCCTTTTCTGACGGTGGCAAATACGGACATATTGATGCTGCGCTTAAACACGCTGAGGAAATGCTGCGGGACGGAGCGAAAATTATTGATGTTGGTGGGGAGTCAACGCGCCCCGGACACGCGCCTGTATCACTTGAGATGGAGCTTGAACGTACAGTACCAGTTATTGAGGCACTTTCGCGCGAGTTGGATTGTGTCATTTCAATAGATACATATAAAGCGGATGTGGCAGGGGCTGCATTAAAAGCAGGTGCCCATATCATTAATGATGTATGGGGAGCGAAACGGGAACCTAAAATAGCAGAAGTGGCGGCAAAATACAGCGCACCAATCATTCTAATGCATAACCGCGAAGTGGCAGAATATACAGGTCCATTCATGGATGAAGTAATAGCGGATTTAGAGGAAAGTGTTGCAATAGCACGTAATGCGGGTGTGTCTGAAGAGAATATATGGCTTGACCCGGGTATCGGGTTCGCAAAGGACACTGCGCAAAATGTGTTGGCGATGCAAGGATTGCAACGGATTTCCGATATGGGCTATCCCCTTCTATTAGCCACTTCGAGGAAAAGGATGATCGGTACTATATTGGATCTGCCAGTCAATGAACGAATGGAAGGAACAGGGGCTACAGTATGCTATGGTATTGAACACGGTTGCCATATTGTGAGGGTGCATGATGTAAAGGCCATTTCACGCATGGTGAAAATGATGGACGTACTAACAAACAAAGTAGACGTTATTTAA
- the pabC gene encoding aminodeoxychorismate lyase — protein MICWMNGEYIKAEDLRISPFDHGFLYGAGFFETFRTYEGHVFLFEEHMDRLREALDEYRISMPYTDREIADIIRDLNKKSGGQDGYFRLNVSAGIHDIGLGPSEYTTPNIILFRKELAAAPRGTEKKAVWLDTERNIPESRIRHKSHNFLNNLRGRLELPSLKNHEGLFVTGEGFVAEGVTSNVFWVKGSELFTPSLKTGILPGTTRAFILKLASSLGMVVQEGLFTKGEVERADEAFVTNAVQELVPLSMVGEYMLPGSSGVYYQKLHKLYVQAIERLKEG, from the coding sequence ATGATTTGTTGGATGAATGGAGAATATATAAAAGCTGAAGATCTGCGTATCTCCCCTTTCGATCACGGTTTCTTATATGGCGCCGGTTTTTTTGAGACGTTCCGGACGTATGAGGGACATGTGTTTTTATTCGAAGAACATATGGACAGGCTACGTGAAGCGTTAGATGAATATCGAATTTCGATGCCGTATACAGACCGTGAAATCGCCGATATCATTCGCGACTTGAATAAAAAGTCTGGTGGACAGGATGGCTATTTTCGGTTGAATGTGTCCGCGGGTATTCATGATATCGGGTTAGGCCCATCCGAATACACGACGCCGAACATCATCTTGTTTAGGAAAGAGTTGGCGGCTGCACCTCGGGGGACGGAAAAGAAAGCGGTTTGGTTGGATACTGAAAGAAATATTCCAGAAAGCCGGATTCGACATAAGTCGCATAATTTCTTGAACAACCTTCGAGGCCGGTTGGAACTGCCATCATTGAAAAATCATGAGGGATTGTTTGTAACGGGCGAAGGGTTTGTTGCTGAAGGCGTCACGTCAAATGTTTTTTGGGTAAAAGGAAGTGAATTGTTCACTCCTTCGCTAAAAACGGGTATTTTACCGGGCACGACAAGAGCTTTTATTTTGAAGCTTGCTTCAAGCCTCGGTATGGTTGTCCAAGAAGGATTATTTACAAAGGGGGAAGTGGAGCGGGCGGATGAAGCGTTCGTCACGAATGCCGTCCAAGAGCTCGTTCCTTTGTCGATGGTCGGCGAGTATATGTTGCCGGGTTCTTCTGGGGTTTATTACCAAAAACTGCATAAACTATACGTGCAAGCGATAGAAAGATTGAAAGAAGGTTGA
- a CDS encoding anthranilate synthase component I family protein, producing MDRMYPDYKKVKMTKEQFFYAYKELAETTEKHLLLESGRTGKFSMAGVNPLVTLRATEGGLELQWRHGSTELREGEPLELLVEFVESMKMDNLPELPDFQGGAMGFISYDYARSYEPIPEIAEDDLQTPDIFFYLFDRWAVLNLEEEVAYFMTLPGRGLDVSEMEREWLEAATIGEGKRIHAAESSATDAGRPEKVDVSVTGPQFEQMVRDVQRYIAQGEVNQVNLSVRQSNVLTAEPLSMYEALRSFNPSPYMAMIGAEDFAVVSGSPELLLKKRGTELSTRPIGGTRPRGTTQAEDEGLENDLLSNEKEKGEHIMLVEQELEDFERVCTKGTVETNEFMVIERYSHVMHLVSNIRGTASPELSNAAIIKGVFPGGSITGSPKLRTMEIIEELEPTRRGLYTGSIGWIGFNGDMELNIVIRTAFIKDGIAHIQAGAGLVADSVPEEEYVESLNKAKALWQAKEMAETKA from the coding sequence ATGGATAGAATGTATCCGGATTACAAGAAAGTGAAAATGACGAAGGAACAATTTTTTTATGCATATAAAGAACTTGCGGAAACTACGGAAAAACACCTCTTGTTAGAGAGCGGGCGGACGGGGAAGTTTAGCATGGCCGGGGTAAATCCGCTTGTAACGTTGAGAGCGACAGAGGGCGGGTTGGAATTGCAGTGGCGGCATGGGTCAACGGAACTTCGGGAAGGCGAACCTCTTGAACTTTTAGTTGAATTTGTCGAGTCTATGAAAATGGATAACCTTCCTGAACTTCCAGACTTCCAAGGGGGCGCGATGGGGTTTATCAGTTATGACTATGCAAGATCTTATGAACCGATTCCGGAGATTGCTGAGGATGATCTTCAAACGCCGGATATCTTCTTCTATTTATTCGACCGTTGGGCAGTGCTTAACTTGGAAGAGGAAGTGGCCTATTTCATGACATTACCTGGACGGGGATTGGATGTTTCAGAAATGGAACGAGAGTGGTTAGAAGCTGCCACTATAGGAGAAGGGAAGCGTATTCATGCCGCAGAAAGTTCTGCAACCGATGCTGGAAGGCCAGAAAAGGTGGATGTTTCCGTTACAGGACCTCAGTTCGAACAGATGGTGCGCGATGTACAACGATATATTGCACAAGGCGAAGTCAATCAAGTAAACCTATCCGTCCGGCAATCCAATGTGCTCACTGCGGAGCCGCTATCCATGTACGAGGCATTGCGCTCTTTCAATCCATCTCCGTATATGGCGATGATCGGTGCAGAGGACTTTGCAGTTGTTTCCGGTTCACCTGAATTACTGCTGAAAAAGCGAGGTACCGAGTTAAGTACACGCCCAATAGGAGGGACGCGTCCAAGGGGTACTACACAAGCAGAAGACGAGGGGTTGGAAAACGACTTGCTTTCCAATGAAAAAGAGAAGGGCGAGCATATTATGCTTGTCGAGCAAGAACTTGAGGACTTTGAACGGGTTTGCACGAAGGGAACGGTTGAAACGAATGAATTCATGGTAATAGAACGCTATTCCCATGTCATGCATCTTGTGTCGAATATTCGCGGGACAGCATCGCCTGAACTGTCGAATGCGGCGATTATTAAAGGTGTATTCCCTGGTGGTTCAATTACGGGGTCCCCGAAACTACGAACGATGGAAATCATTGAAGAATTGGAGCCGACAAGAAGAGGACTTTACACAGGTTCGATTGGATGGATTGGTTTCAATGGAGATATGGAATTGAATATCGTCATACGGACGGCGTTTATAAAGGATGGAATTGCCCATATCCAAGCGGGTGCTGGACTTGTAGCTGATTCAGTTCCCGAAGAGGAATATGTTGAATCGTTGAATAAAGCAAAAGCACTTTGGCAGGCGAAGGAAATGGCTGAAACGAAGGCTTGA
- the cysK gene encoding cysteine synthase A: MSRVGNSIADLVGKTPLVKVNRMAGPDSADVYLKLEYFNPGSSVKDRIALAMIEAAEKSGELKEGSTIIEPTSGNTGIGLAMIAAAKGYNAVLVMPDTMSLERRNLLRAYGADLVLTPGAEGMKGAIAKAEELSEKNGWFMPQQFNNEANPEVHRLTTGPEIADALDQVDAFVSGIGTGGTITGAGSVLKERFPEVKIIAVEPTDSAVLSGGKPGPHKIQGIGAGFVPKVLDTGIYDEIIQVSNDEAYETARRAAREEGVLGGVSSGAAIFAALQVAEKLGKGKKVVAILPSNGERYLSTPLYQFDEE; this comes from the coding sequence ATGAGTAGAGTTGGTAATTCAATTGCAGATCTCGTAGGGAAAACACCGCTTGTAAAAGTGAATCGCATGGCGGGGCCGGACAGTGCGGATGTATATTTGAAACTTGAGTATTTCAACCCGGGGTCAAGTGTCAAGGATCGGATTGCTCTTGCAATGATTGAAGCTGCCGAAAAGTCCGGTGAATTGAAGGAAGGAAGCACAATTATCGAACCGACAAGCGGTAATACAGGCATTGGGCTTGCGATGATTGCAGCTGCAAAAGGGTACAATGCTGTTCTTGTCATGCCGGATACGATGAGCCTTGAACGTCGTAATCTATTGCGTGCTTATGGTGCGGACCTTGTCCTTACGCCGGGTGCTGAAGGGATGAAAGGCGCAATCGCCAAAGCGGAAGAGCTTTCTGAGAAAAACGGTTGGTTCATGCCACAACAATTCAATAACGAGGCAAATCCGGAAGTTCACCGTTTAACGACAGGTCCTGAAATTGCCGATGCATTAGACCAAGTAGATGCATTCGTTTCAGGAATCGGAACGGGCGGCACGATTACGGGAGCGGGTAGTGTATTAAAAGAGCGATTCCCTGAAGTTAAAATAATCGCTGTGGAGCCAACTGACTCAGCAGTGCTTTCCGGTGGGAAACCAGGGCCACATAAGATTCAAGGTATCGGAGCAGGCTTCGTTCCTAAGGTTCTTGACACGGGAATTTACGATGAAATTATCCAAGTGTCGAACGATGAAGCGTATGAAACTGCAAGACGCGCAGCGCGTGAAGAGGGAGTCTTAGGTGGTGTTTCATCCGGCGCTGCCATATTCGCGGCACTTCAAGTCGCGGAAAAACTTGGTAAAGGAAAGAAAGTAGTAGCGATTCTTCCTTCAAACGGCGAACGTTATTTAAGTACTCCACTTTATCAGTTTGACGAGGAATGA
- a CDS encoding peptidyl-prolyl cis-trans isomerase, whose product MKYGHNHKLQEPVPKRKLKTKPLLVLIAILLIGNIFWFIGWLIPDKKLKQPDEVVASVAGDPITREQWMTAMEKAVGRDVLRELVNNKVMETAAAKYGIEVSEKELDLELALITSVDGHTYSGLDLEQIRQRIRSTIILEKVLSNDVVIDDATVESFYDENESLYTILTSYRTSIIVVPSKKEAERALSELSKGSSFDALAKELSIDLTSANLGGDIGYINADTETIDPAIYKEASKLKEGKVGDVVDLKDGTFAIVQVNEVINGRKFTFDEVKEHIKRELTIEQLPQLVLPEAFWKEFDAKWFYGK is encoded by the coding sequence ATGAAATACGGTCACAATCATAAACTTCAAGAACCAGTTCCGAAAAGGAAATTAAAAACGAAGCCGCTTTTAGTCTTAATCGCCATTCTCCTTATAGGAAACATCTTTTGGTTCATTGGATGGCTAATACCCGATAAAAAATTGAAGCAACCCGATGAAGTGGTTGCTTCAGTTGCGGGTGATCCTATTACAAGAGAACAATGGATGACTGCGATGGAGAAGGCGGTAGGTCGGGATGTGCTACGGGAGCTTGTGAACAACAAGGTGATGGAGACAGCTGCAGCAAAATACGGCATCGAAGTGAGTGAAAAGGAACTCGACCTTGAACTCGCATTAATCACATCTGTGGATGGACATACATATTCAGGACTGGATCTCGAGCAAATACGGCAAAGAATACGATCTACAATCATTTTGGAAAAGGTATTGTCAAATGATGTTGTCATTGACGATGCGACAGTGGAATCTTTCTACGATGAAAATGAATCCCTTTATACAATTTTAACTTCCTACCGGACATCCATTATTGTTGTTCCATCCAAGAAAGAAGCGGAACGAGCATTGAGTGAATTGTCAAAGGGCTCAAGTTTTGACGCGTTAGCGAAGGAGCTTTCAATTGACCTAACCTCAGCTAATCTTGGTGGCGATATCGGCTACATCAATGCCGATACAGAAACAATCGACCCTGCGATTTACAAAGAAGCTTCCAAATTGAAGGAAGGCAAAGTCGGTGATGTGGTCGATCTGAAAGACGGCACTTTTGCAATCGTTCAAGTGAATGAAGTGATAAATGGTAGGAAATTCACTTTTGATGAAGTGAAGGAGCATATTAAACGGGAGCTGACGATTGAGCAGCTGCCACAATTGGTTCTTCCGGAGGCATTCTGGAAAGAATTTGATGCAAAATGGTTTTATGGTAAATAA
- the hslO gene encoding Hsp33 family molecular chaperone HslO — translation MNDYLIKALAFEGTIRAYAVNSTNVVAEGQKRHQVWPTATAALGRTMTAGLMMGAMLKGNDKLTVKVEGNGPAGPIVVDANAHGEVRGYITHPQTHFELNENGKLDVRRVVGTEGMLTVVKDLGLRDFFTGQVPIVSGEIAEDFTQYFVVSEQVPSAVALGVLVNPDNTVKAAGGFIIQVMPGATDETITQLEKKLANIEPISRMIDRGLTPEEILNEVLGADQVEVLEKMDVAFKCNCSRERFGNAIIGLGEQEIREMIDEDGQAEAECHFCLEKYVYSKEELEGFIDEIRSQS, via the coding sequence ATGAATGATTATTTAATAAAAGCATTGGCATTTGAAGGTACAATCCGCGCATATGCGGTTAACTCTACAAATGTTGTGGCGGAGGGGCAAAAACGACACCAAGTATGGCCGACTGCAACTGCGGCTTTGGGCAGAACGATGACAGCAGGACTAATGATGGGCGCAATGCTAAAAGGAAATGACAAACTGACAGTGAAAGTTGAAGGAAACGGACCGGCTGGCCCAATCGTTGTTGATGCAAACGCACACGGTGAAGTCAGGGGATACATCACACATCCACAAACACATTTTGAGTTGAATGAAAATGGCAAATTAGATGTTCGACGCGTGGTTGGAACAGAGGGAATGTTAACTGTAGTTAAAGACCTTGGGCTCCGTGACTTCTTCACAGGCCAAGTTCCGATTGTTTCCGGTGAAATTGCGGAGGACTTCACTCAATATTTCGTTGTCTCCGAACAAGTTCCTTCTGCGGTGGCACTTGGAGTACTTGTAAACCCGGACAATACTGTAAAAGCAGCGGGTGGTTTCATCATTCAGGTAATGCCAGGTGCAACGGACGAAACGATCACACAGCTTGAGAAGAAGCTTGCGAACATTGAACCGATTTCACGTATGATTGACCGCGGCTTGACGCCTGAAGAGATTTTGAATGAAGTATTAGGTGCCGATCAGGTGGAAGTACTTGAAAAGATGGATGTGGCTTTCAAATGCAATTGTTCAAGGGAGCGCTTTGGAAATGCGATTATTGGTCTAGGGGAACAAGAAATTCGCGAAATGATTGATGAAGATGGTCAGGCTGAAGCAGAATGCCACTTCTGTCTGGAGAAATATGTTTATTCGAAGGAAGAATTAGAAGGATTTATCGATGAAATACGGTCACAATCATAA
- a CDS encoding type III pantothenate kinase encodes MILVLDTGNTNIVLGVYDQGELKHHWRMETYRHRTEDEYAMSVKSLFSHVGLNFDDINGIIISSVVPPVMFPLEQMCKKYFDIRPLIVGPGVKTGLNIKYENPREVGADRIVNAVAAIEEHDGPLIIVDFGTATTFCYVNEKNEYMGGSIAPGIGISMEALFDRASKLPRVELVRPDHVVGKNTVSAMQSGIIFGYVGLVEGIVGRMKAQSKVEPTVIATGGLAELIASETNVIDVVDNFLTLKGLHLIYERNV; translated from the coding sequence ATGATCTTAGTATTGGATACCGGAAATACGAATATCGTCCTTGGCGTCTATGATCAAGGAGAGTTGAAACATCATTGGCGTATGGAGACATATAGACACAGAACAGAAGATGAATATGCCATGTCAGTAAAATCGCTATTTTCCCATGTAGGCTTAAACTTTGACGATATAAACGGAATTATTATCTCTTCCGTCGTTCCACCAGTAATGTTCCCGCTAGAACAAATGTGTAAAAAATATTTTGATATCCGCCCATTGATTGTTGGTCCGGGGGTCAAGACAGGTTTGAATATCAAATATGAAAATCCACGTGAAGTAGGTGCAGACCGAATTGTTAACGCGGTTGCTGCTATAGAAGAACATGACGGTCCTCTCATTATCGTGGACTTCGGAACTGCAACGACGTTCTGTTATGTTAATGAGAAAAATGAATATATGGGTGGTTCCATTGCACCTGGAATCGGTATTTCAATGGAAGCGTTATTCGACCGGGCATCCAAATTACCTCGTGTCGAGTTGGTCCGTCCAGATCATGTTGTCGGAAAAAATACCGTATCTGCCATGCAATCTGGAATTATATTTGGTTATGTTGGGCTTGTGGAAGGTATCGTTGGTAGGATGAAAGCACAAAGTAAAGTGGAACCGACTGTCATCGCTACAGGTGGACTTGCTGAATTGATAGCAAGTGAGACGAATGTGATTGACGTAGTAGACAATTTCCTTACGTTGAAGGGACTTCATCTAATCTACGAAAGAAATGTCTGA